From the Ruminiclostridium josui JCM 17888 genome, one window contains:
- a CDS encoding S-layer homology domain-containing protein: MISNRGKKYHKIKHNSKLAIILAVAILIQSLVVLNTAAATVKSNITAVIHSINVVTLNWNDYLSNEINYYLERSQDGGIFYTVSYSAANLTTFTDSSVQPGHIYTYRVKVLDSEYKTYVYTDEISIRTDEVARPDSLTTTTISSNQIDLKWTYPEGKISNTIIERRTEGSTSWSEVARVPAGQNTYSDKAIAAGIKYYYKVRSYSTDYIKSSAYPDEYEGSSAVSMLPRPSNLSGFALSGYKIQLKWQDVSFETAYIIERRAANEGDFIEVAVLPQNTTSYIDNVAHENTIYSYRIKALTGVTSSEYSDVLNVASTYLKPPSWLTAFSVDGKKISLSWQDLTTNETGFEIWRKAPNETDYTLYDTMGRNANSYIDLNVSPQSNYSYKVRAKINDNEVYSDFSNEAGALTTPLSPPANLSFNIISKTEVELTWDDTSSMEAGFIVEKKIGLLSQWYQISQLEPNTTKYNDKWISSTEPTFYRIKAFDRSTAVSYSNEVQLSLDAPEAPSNLQASVISTNDVKLTWKDNSSTEEGFIIEAKQLYLFKEIGRVDSNVTTFIYHDAVPGKTMTYRIRAVKGLVQSNPSNEVATATLVNNTYSDLKSVSWAVEAINNLASRNVFDSTSNRFNPNQSISRGEYCAILVRSLGMEKAVAGRFADVTAKHKYYKEIMAAEYFGIISKDKYNKLYPDKLITREQAAVMLALALKIKGTPLPQKDSSTLKQFADFKSISDASSRNIAAVCGAGIISGRKINGKVYLQPSNNVTRAEAALMSYKGLIYNQSNQ, encoded by the coding sequence TTGATTTCTAACAGGGGAAAAAAATATCACAAAATTAAACACAATTCTAAGTTAGCAATAATACTTGCAGTAGCGATATTAATTCAAAGTCTTGTTGTATTGAATACTGCAGCTGCTACAGTAAAATCAAATATTACCGCAGTAATACATAGCATAAACGTGGTTACCCTCAATTGGAACGACTATTTATCCAATGAGATAAATTATTACTTGGAGCGCAGTCAGGATGGCGGGATATTTTATACAGTATCATATTCTGCGGCAAACCTTACAACTTTTACAGACAGTTCGGTTCAACCAGGGCATATTTATACTTACAGGGTAAAAGTTCTGGACTCAGAATACAAAACATATGTGTATACTGATGAGATTTCAATCCGTACAGATGAAGTTGCAAGGCCAGATTCATTGACCACAACAACTATTTCATCAAATCAGATAGATTTAAAATGGACGTATCCTGAAGGGAAAATAAGCAATACCATAATAGAGAGAAGAACGGAAGGTTCCACCTCCTGGTCAGAAGTAGCCAGAGTGCCCGCAGGTCAAAATACCTATAGCGATAAAGCAATAGCTGCGGGTATAAAGTATTATTATAAGGTCAGGTCGTATTCAACGGATTATATAAAATCTTCTGCATACCCTGATGAATATGAAGGTAGCAGTGCAGTTTCAATGCTGCCTAGACCGTCAAACCTGTCTGGTTTTGCTTTGTCGGGATATAAAATACAGCTTAAATGGCAGGATGTATCTTTTGAAACGGCATATATTATTGAAAGGAGAGCAGCAAACGAAGGTGATTTCATAGAAGTTGCTGTTTTACCTCAGAATACAACTAGCTATATTGATAACGTTGCACATGAAAATACCATATACAGTTATAGAATCAAGGCATTAACAGGTGTTACTAGCTCTGAGTATTCAGATGTCCTAAATGTAGCTAGTACATATCTAAAGCCTCCTTCATGGCTTACAGCCTTCAGTGTAGATGGTAAAAAAATTAGCTTGTCATGGCAGGATTTGACTACAAACGAAACAGGCTTTGAAATCTGGAGAAAGGCTCCCAATGAAACAGACTACACATTGTATGACACAATGGGGAGAAATGCAAACAGTTATATTGATTTGAATGTATCTCCACAATCAAACTATTCTTACAAGGTAAGGGCGAAAATTAATGATAATGAAGTGTATTCCGATTTTTCAAATGAGGCAGGTGCATTGACAACTCCTCTGAGTCCTCCTGCGAACTTGTCATTTAACATTATAAGCAAAACAGAGGTTGAACTTACATGGGACGATACCAGTAGCATGGAGGCTGGATTCATAGTAGAGAAAAAGATTGGTCTACTGTCACAGTGGTATCAGATTTCACAGCTTGAACCTAATACAACAAAATATAATGATAAATGGATTAGTAGCACAGAGCCTACATTTTACAGAATTAAGGCTTTTGACAGGTCAACTGCTGTCAGCTATAGCAATGAGGTGCAGTTGTCATTGGATGCTCCGGAAGCACCGAGCAATTTACAAGCATCGGTTATATCAACTAATGACGTAAAACTAACGTGGAAGGACAATTCTTCTACTGAAGAAGGATTCATTATAGAGGCAAAACAGTTATATCTTTTTAAGGAAATAGGCAGAGTTGATTCCAATGTGACTACTTTTATATATCACGATGCAGTACCAGGTAAAACAATGACATACAGAATCAGAGCTGTAAAGGGCTTGGTTCAGAGTAACCCGTCAAATGAAGTTGCCACAGCTACATTGGTGAATAATACATATAGTGATTTGAAGTCTGTAAGCTGGGCTGTTGAGGCAATCAATAACCTTGCAAGCAGAAATGTATTTGACTCTACCAGCAATAGATTTAATCCTAATCAGTCTATTAGCAGAGGTGAATACTGTGCCATTCTTGTTAGAAGTCTTGGTATGGAAAAAGCAGTTGCAGGAAGGTTTGCAGATGTTACTGCAAAACATAAATATTATAAAGAAATTATGGCAGCAGAATACTTCGGCATAATAAGCAAGGATAAATATAACAAGCTTTATCCAGATAAGCTGATAACAAGAGAACAAGCAGCGGTAATGTTGGCTTTGGCTCTGAAAATAAAGGGAACTCCATTACCCCAAAAAGACAGCAGTACTTTGAAGCAGTTTGCTGACTTTAAGTCGATTTCGGACGCATCTTCCAGAAATATAGCAGCTGTATGTGGGGCAGGTATTATTTCGGGAAGAAAAATAAATGGAAAGGTTTATTTACAACCCTCCAATAATGTCACAAGAGCAGAAGCCGCACTAATGTCCTATAAGGGATTAATATATAATCAGAGTAATCAATAA
- a CDS encoding BslA/BslB family hydrophobin, translating to MKRYANKISLMLAVICFMVIPLSAFAATGASYSNYTGSLLTKWKNNGVLDKSYSSLDLDKPIEKIDFIKMLNAILKSSKKADINFIDVPKNSWYGQEIAKAVACGYISAKENTKFYPFSLMTRVEAAEMSAYVFGLELKNEKILSKITDGKALEKKQLNDLAAVIEKGGLTEVAAGRYAPTGVLKLKDALIMLDKCVGQIALKSGAITTNVAGNLFISAGAVTLRNISVSGDLIIGEGVGDQVITLESVKLSGRLIVRGGGPNNGVLIKNSQIGETLTVEKSEGNVYIRVVGSTTIKQAYLKSGCTLEEGYMTSGDGFENITAMHGAFESQNAILKGDFKNILAEDSNLNIKLSGNADNVSITKESQGIFSLLSGTVKTINADVIKKQIEFLGGKVTTLNISKEAKGNKITLDGSAEINAANIESTTEIFFKNGTVTSLVLDANSQGSYINMMSGSYIGNLIIMADAEITGYGKINSAYSYANNVKMGITPSFYSYKYVSGWDPNDPFLPSVNISVSGAADDSITLQEGKSIDLYKDLGLSVSPDKSTVGFVSLNSSVATVTDKGVITAIAAGFAKIYITGQYSGFTSGIKRIDVNVTPGNITLPGSVEISPATGEAATVKDFEITYTLNDDFSNGTVTFWLPEGFPAFESDTVKIGNGAEVTLNSSQRLNVRTLSFTNLNLSKGQKIVVKLKNKTVPQGGEYVFSVVADADGTGPKLPTSGQDERVVFASDKLKTLLETTNYTLSDYDSETGTVSFTKLSFAGFTGATKWLIAVQDEEFIRPGYDDTVSGTEYTVGSAITIAPNQHLMLAAVDGDSTIGYKVKAFIDIKVN from the coding sequence ATGAAACGATATGCAAATAAAATATCTTTGATGCTTGCAGTAATATGTTTTATGGTTATCCCTTTGTCTGCATTTGCAGCTACGGGAGCATCATATTCTAACTACACAGGTTCATTGCTTACCAAGTGGAAAAATAACGGTGTCTTGGATAAGAGCTACTCAAGTCTGGATTTAGACAAGCCTATTGAGAAAATTGACTTTATTAAAATGCTCAACGCAATATTGAAGTCATCAAAAAAGGCTGACATAAATTTCATAGACGTACCTAAGAATTCATGGTATGGACAGGAGATAGCAAAGGCTGTGGCATGCGGATATATTTCAGCAAAGGAAAATACTAAATTTTATCCCTTTTCTTTAATGACCAGAGTAGAGGCTGCAGAGATGTCTGCATATGTTTTTGGACTTGAACTTAAGAACGAGAAAATACTAAGTAAGATAACTGATGGTAAGGCTCTTGAAAAGAAACAGTTAAATGATTTAGCTGCGGTAATTGAAAAAGGGGGACTTACCGAGGTCGCTGCTGGAAGGTATGCACCGACAGGAGTACTAAAGCTAAAAGATGCATTAATTATGCTGGATAAATGTGTTGGGCAGATTGCGCTTAAGTCGGGAGCCATAACTACTAATGTTGCAGGAAATTTGTTTATCAGTGCTGGAGCTGTTACCTTAAGAAATATTTCCGTTTCTGGAGATTTAATTATCGGTGAGGGTGTAGGCGACCAAGTTATTACTCTAGAAAGCGTAAAGTTGTCAGGAAGGCTTATAGTAAGAGGTGGAGGGCCTAACAACGGAGTACTTATTAAGAATTCCCAGATAGGTGAAACTCTTACCGTTGAAAAAAGTGAAGGTAACGTATATATAAGAGTGGTTGGAAGTACAACCATTAAGCAGGCATATTTAAAATCTGGATGTACCCTTGAGGAAGGTTACATGACAAGCGGCGACGGATTCGAAAATATTACCGCCATGCATGGGGCCTTTGAAAGCCAGAATGCTATACTCAAAGGTGATTTCAAAAATATATTAGCTGAAGACAGTAACTTGAATATTAAGTTAAGCGGTAACGCTGATAATGTTAGCATAACCAAAGAAAGTCAAGGAATTTTTTCTCTTTTGTCTGGAACGGTTAAGACCATTAATGCGGATGTAATTAAAAAACAAATTGAATTTTTGGGCGGAAAAGTTACGACTTTGAATATTTCAAAAGAAGCCAAAGGGAATAAAATAACCTTAGACGGCTCAGCGGAAATCAATGCTGCAAACATTGAAAGTACCACTGAAATTTTCTTTAAAAATGGAACTGTAACATCTTTAGTGTTGGATGCAAATTCCCAAGGTTCATATATAAACATGATGAGCGGTTCGTATATAGGAAACCTTATTATTATGGCAGATGCTGAAATAACTGGATATGGTAAAATTAATAGTGCATATTCCTATGCAAACAACGTTAAAATGGGGATTACACCATCATTTTACTCATATAAGTATGTATCCGGTTGGGATCCGAATGATCCTTTCTTGCCAAGTGTTAATATTAGTGTATCGGGTGCAGCTGATGACAGTATAACTCTGCAGGAAGGGAAGTCAATTGACTTGTATAAAGACTTAGGCTTGTCTGTATCACCTGATAAGAGTACAGTAGGATTCGTATCACTAAATAGCAGTGTTGCCACTGTAACTGATAAAGGTGTGATAACAGCAATTGCAGCCGGATTCGCTAAAATATACATAACTGGACAGTACTCTGGCTTTACCAGTGGTATAAAACGAATAGACGTAAATGTGACACCGGGTAATATTACACTTCCGGGAAGTGTGGAAATAAGTCCTGCAACAGGTGAAGCAGCGACAGTTAAGGACTTTGAAATAACATATACTTTAAATGATGATTTTTCAAACGGTACAGTTACTTTCTGGCTGCCGGAAGGATTCCCTGCATTTGAATCTGATACAGTAAAGATAGGAAATGGTGCAGAGGTAACCTTGAATTCATCCCAGAGACTTAATGTCAGAACTCTGTCTTTTACAAATCTTAATTTGAGCAAGGGACAGAAGATAGTTGTAAAGCTCAAGAATAAAACGGTACCTCAAGGAGGAGAATACGTATTTAGTGTTGTTGCAGATGCCGATGGAACAGGACCAAAGCTGCCGACATCAGGTCAGGATGAGCGAGTAGTATTTGCTTCAGATAAACTGAAAACACTCTTGGAGACCACAAATTACACATTATCTGACTATGATTCCGAAACCGGAACTGTAAGCTTCACAAAACTGTCATTTGCAGGATTTACAGGGGCTACTAAATGGCTTATAGCTGTTCAAGACGAAGAATTTATACGTCCTGGCTATGATGATACAGTTTCAGGAACAGAATATACTGTAGGAAGTGCTATAACCATTGCTCCAAACCAGCATCTGATGCTGGCGGCAGTTGATGGGGATAGTACCATAGGATACAAGGTTAAGGCTTTTATTGATATTAAGGTTAACTGA
- a CDS encoding IS256 family transposase, with the protein MSVLSKELVQKIIAENDFKNPGEIISFLKEVFKDVLQEMLEVEMDVSLGYSRDESRHKITDNSRNGYSTKKLKSEFGPVQIDIPRDRKGEFEPKIVPKYKRDVSGIEDKVISLYARGMSTRDIHDQVKALYGIDISAEMVSKITERILPEIKEWQGRPLEAIYPFVFMDAIHYKVRTDGQIVNRAAYVVMGVDISGKKDILGIWIGENESSKFWLGVLNDLKNRGIEDVLIFCVDGLTGLKEAIAAAFPKSEIQRCIIHQLRNSFKYVSYKDLKAFSKDFKTVYTSPSEEIALNRFEDLKNKWGKDYPYAFKSWENNWEVLSPYYKFPEQIRKIIYTTNIIEGLHRQFRKVTKTKSVFPYDTSLEKMLYLASMNVIKKWTQRYRNWDQVMSQLMIMYDGRLDNYI; encoded by the coding sequence ATGAGTGTATTATCAAAAGAGTTAGTACAGAAAATAATTGCGGAGAATGATTTTAAAAATCCCGGAGAAATAATCTCCTTTTTAAAGGAGGTATTTAAAGATGTTCTTCAGGAAATGCTTGAAGTCGAAATGGATGTTTCTCTTGGGTATTCCCGAGATGAGTCAAGACATAAAATTACCGACAACAGTAGAAACGGTTACTCAACAAAAAAACTAAAGAGTGAATTCGGTCCTGTACAGATTGATATTCCAAGGGACAGAAAAGGTGAATTTGAGCCTAAAATAGTTCCCAAGTACAAAAGGGATGTATCAGGAATTGAGGATAAGGTGATTTCTCTTTATGCCCGAGGCATGTCTACCAGAGATATTCACGATCAGGTTAAAGCGCTTTATGGAATAGATATTTCTGCTGAAATGGTTAGTAAAATAACTGAAAGAATCCTTCCTGAAATAAAAGAATGGCAAGGTAGGCCCCTTGAGGCTATCTATCCTTTTGTATTTATGGATGCTATCCATTACAAGGTAAGAACTGATGGACAAATAGTAAATAGAGCTGCTTATGTTGTTATGGGTGTAGATATTTCAGGTAAGAAAGATATCCTTGGAATATGGATTGGAGAGAACGAATCCTCCAAGTTCTGGTTAGGTGTGTTAAATGACCTTAAAAACAGAGGTATAGAAGATGTACTCATATTCTGTGTGGACGGACTTACAGGGCTCAAAGAAGCTATTGCAGCTGCTTTTCCAAAGTCAGAAATTCAAAGGTGTATAATTCATCAACTAAGAAACTCATTTAAATATGTTTCATATAAGGATTTGAAGGCTTTTTCAAAGGATTTTAAAACTGTCTACACAAGCCCCAGTGAAGAAATAGCATTAAACCGGTTTGAAGACCTGAAAAACAAATGGGGCAAGGATTATCCATATGCATTTAAAAGTTGGGAAAACAATTGGGAAGTTTTATCACCATATTACAAGTTCCCAGAGCAGATAAGAAAAATAATATATACAACCAATATAATTGAAGGATTGCATCGGCAGTTCAGAAAAGTTACTAAGACAAAATCCGTTTTTCCTTATGATACTTCTCTTGAAAAGATGCTTTATTTGGCATCAATGAATGTAATAAAAAAATGGACTCAACGATACCGGAATTGGGATCAGGTCATGAGTCAATTAATGATTATGTACGATGGGAGACTGGATAACTATATTTAA
- a CDS encoding septum formation initiator, which yields MSKKISNKKTNNMIFLLLPLCIVIGIFIGFFTNSFVLWFSISVAIGSALVFIKGSSK from the coding sequence ATGAGTAAAAAGATATCTAATAAAAAAACTAACAATATGATTTTTTTATTACTGCCACTCTGTATAGTAATCGGTATTTTTATCGGTTTTTTTACAAATAGTTTTGTACTGTGGTTTTCAATTAGTGTTGCAATTGGATCTGCATTAGTGTTTATAAAAGGCAGTTCAAAGTAA
- a CDS encoding flavodoxin family protein has product MKKIFAYVGSKQGHHSYTWQLTNIVLEQVSLLGSGSIQYKIYSADEVKIEFCQGCKCCFIEGFCPYDTSDAMESIKNEILQSDLILLASPVYAHNVSGHMKVFLDRITYWMHLFRLLGKLGVTISTSDSNGNEYVNGYLNKFMQYCGVNVISNFKALKADDTGINFGNLDIESLSKHIYCNLISNEPTIATPIQESLFKSLKNHYLLLEENNIKSAEYTYWKEHKYLECESYSELIKKIGNPKL; this is encoded by the coding sequence ATGAAAAAAATCTTTGCCTACGTTGGAAGTAAACAGGGGCATCATTCCTATACTTGGCAGCTTACAAATATTGTATTGGAGCAAGTGTCTTTGTTAGGTTCGGGAAGTATTCAGTATAAAATCTATTCTGCAGATGAAGTAAAGATAGAATTTTGTCAAGGGTGTAAGTGTTGCTTTATTGAAGGATTTTGTCCATATGATACATCCGATGCAATGGAATCAATAAAAAATGAAATCCTTCAGTCAGATTTAATATTACTTGCAAGTCCTGTTTATGCCCACAATGTATCCGGCCATATGAAAGTGTTTCTGGACAGAATTACTTATTGGATGCACCTTTTCCGCCTATTGGGAAAACTTGGAGTTACTATTTCAACTTCTGACTCCAATGGCAATGAATACGTCAACGGATACCTTAATAAATTTATGCAGTATTGCGGTGTGAATGTAATATCCAACTTTAAAGCGTTAAAAGCAGATGATACTGGAATCAATTTCGGAAACCTTGATATTGAATCACTAAGTAAACATATTTATTGTAATTTAATTTCTAACGAACCAACAATTGCTACTCCTATTCAAGAATCCTTGTTTAAAAGTTTAAAAAATCACTACCTGCTATTAGAAGAGAATAATATAAAAAGTGCCGAATATACATATTGGAAAGAACATAAATATTTAGAATGCGAAAGCTATAGTGAGCTTATTAAAAAAATTGGAAATCCAAAATTGTAA
- a CDS encoding ATP-binding cassette domain-containing protein produces MTFSKCALTSLSDISITFAHFYSTIEILTPILSTPPDSSESKQTAKKLCGNIELKNVYFKYNSHGPHIIEDFSLKISSGQHIAITGPTGCGKSTLLRLLLGFEVPESGSVIYDKVNINEISLKSLRKQIGTVLQDGKLLVDSILANITFFDPDLTLEDAWEAAEIAGIADDIRSMPMGMYTVISEGDGSISGGQKQRILIARAIVRKPKILFLDEATSALDNITQEIITHSLEKLDCTKIVVAHRLSTIRQCDKIVMMDNGRILEEGTYDSLMNNKGIFFDFVLRQQSNKNITEFNIY; encoded by the coding sequence ATTACATTTTCAAAATGTGCACTTACATCTCTTTCCGACATATCAATTACATTTGCACATTTTTATTCTACAATCGAAATACTAACCCCTATTTTATCAACACCTCCTGACTCATCCGAAAGTAAACAAACCGCTAAAAAGCTATGTGGAAATATAGAACTTAAAAATGTATATTTTAAATATAATTCCCATGGTCCACACATTATTGAAGATTTTTCACTAAAAATTTCAAGTGGTCAGCATATTGCCATAACTGGACCTACAGGGTGTGGAAAAAGCACTTTACTTCGACTTTTACTTGGATTTGAAGTCCCAGAAAGTGGGTCGGTTATATACGACAAAGTTAATATAAATGAGATAAGCTTGAAAAGCCTCAGGAAGCAGATCGGCACAGTATTGCAGGATGGGAAGCTATTGGTTGACAGTATTTTGGCAAACATCACATTTTTTGATCCTGATTTAACATTGGAGGACGCATGGGAAGCAGCTGAAATTGCAGGAATCGCAGACGATATACGCAGTATGCCAATGGGCATGTATACGGTAATAAGCGAAGGAGATGGCTCTATTTCCGGTGGGCAAAAACAAAGGATTTTAATTGCAAGAGCAATTGTTAGAAAGCCTAAAATTCTTTTTTTGGACGAAGCGACTTCTGCCCTTGACAATATTACACAGGAAATAATAACCCACTCTCTGGAAAAATTGGATTGTACGAAAATAGTAGTAGCACATCGGCTTTCTACTATTCGACAATGTGACAAAATTGTCATGATGGACAATGGTCGGATATTAGAAGAAGGAACGTATGACTCATTAATGAACAACAAAGGAATATTCTTTGATTTTGTATTACGGCAACAATCCAATAAAAACATAACTGAATTTAATATTTACTAA